One genomic window of Streptomyces sp. NBC_01276 includes the following:
- a CDS encoding class F sortase: protein MTEDESEQRPRRRSPWGVLALVMLSGLAMMRNGANVEDGPPQPTAAAAVAVHADQLPARPPAPPSDMEVLEHSSVQRIRIPTINVDAPVMTVGLDAQGWIDAPPPQDRNLAGWYLNGISPGQQGSAVIVGHVDNAQGPAVFYGLGSLKPGHRIEVERYDGRTAVFEVYGVEVFAKDAFPGARVYGDTGHPELRVITCGGGYSKAKGYDGNVVVFARMVEAR from the coding sequence GTCATGCTCAGCGGCCTCGCCATGATGCGGAACGGCGCGAACGTCGAGGACGGACCGCCGCAGCCGACGGCGGCGGCGGCCGTCGCCGTGCACGCCGACCAGCTGCCGGCGCGTCCGCCGGCACCGCCGTCGGACATGGAGGTGCTGGAGCACTCGTCGGTGCAGCGCATCCGGATTCCGACGATCAACGTGGACGCGCCGGTGATGACGGTCGGCCTGGACGCGCAGGGCTGGATCGACGCTCCGCCGCCGCAGGACCGCAACCTGGCGGGCTGGTACCTCAACGGCATCTCGCCGGGCCAGCAGGGCTCCGCCGTGATCGTGGGCCACGTGGACAACGCGCAGGGCCCGGCGGTCTTCTACGGCCTGGGCTCGCTCAAGCCGGGCCACCGCATCGAGGTGGAGCGCTACGACGGCCGCACGGCCGTGTTCGAGGTGTACGGGGTCGAGGTGTTCGCCAAGGACGCCTTCCCCGGAGCCCGCGTGTACGGGGACACCGGGCACCCGGAGCTCCGGGTGATCACCTGTGGTGGCGGCTACTCGAAGGCCAAGGGCTACGACGGCAACGTGGTCGTCTTCGCCCGCATGGTCGAGGCCCGCTGA
- a CDS encoding polysaccharide deacetylase family protein — translation MKNDEPTVGRRVLLRTAVFLGVAAASAMLTGGETDTPAPRSPAGPAPAAGPGAAGPRGLGAGLPEKSYRLRPMTAESPVRPPAAKPAVRTRPILELPVEERSGRAMVLTFDDGPDPRYTPAILDTLSRHGVRAMFFVCGEMATDNRDLLRRMASEGHVIGNHTWTHPLIPSLGRGALESEIGRTSEVVQSCVGEAPVWFRAPYGAWNRAAFEIGADLGMEPMAWTVDTLDWKEPGTGAIVSRALDGAAPGAIVLNHDAGGNRSQSVQAVATYLPQLLARGYRMTLPTLPPR, via the coding sequence ATGAAAAATGACGAGCCGACAGTAGGGCGACGCGTGCTCCTGCGTACCGCCGTCTTCCTCGGAGTCGCCGCCGCCTCGGCGATGCTCACCGGCGGCGAGACCGACACCCCGGCGCCGCGGTCACCCGCCGGTCCCGCCCCGGCCGCCGGACCGGGCGCGGCCGGCCCGCGCGGACTGGGCGCGGGCCTCCCCGAGAAGTCCTACCGCCTGCGGCCGATGACCGCCGAATCCCCCGTCCGGCCGCCGGCGGCGAAGCCGGCCGTCCGGACCCGGCCCATCCTGGAACTGCCCGTGGAGGAGCGGTCCGGCAGGGCGATGGTGCTCACCTTCGACGACGGCCCGGACCCCCGCTACACCCCGGCCATCCTCGACACCCTCTCCCGCCACGGGGTCCGCGCGATGTTCTTCGTGTGCGGGGAGATGGCCACCGACAACCGCGACCTGCTGCGCCGGATGGCCTCCGAGGGGCACGTCATCGGCAACCACACCTGGACGCACCCGCTGATCCCCTCGCTGGGCCGCGGCGCCCTGGAGTCGGAGATCGGGCGCACGAGCGAGGTGGTCCAGAGCTGCGTGGGGGAGGCTCCGGTATGGTTCCGGGCGCCGTACGGGGCCTGGAACCGGGCCGCCTTCGAGATCGGTGCCGACCTGGGGATGGAGCCCATGGCCTGGACCGTGGACACCCTCGACTGGAAGGAACCCGGTACCGGTGCCATCGTCTCCCGCGCGCTGGACGGAGCCGCGCCCGGGGCGATCGTGCTCAACCACGACGCCGGCGGCAATCGCTCGCAGAGCGTCCAGGCCGTCGCGACGTACCTGCCCCAACTCCTCGCCCGGGGCTACCGCATGACGCTGCCGACGTTGCCGCCCCGCTGA
- the lysX gene encoding bifunctional lysylphosphatidylglycerol synthetase/lysine--tRNA ligase LysX — MSATLEETRGTRNRFLNRVPDAFGAFFGTLGLLCALLALSPTLRRLLRAVVDFLDDFVVPVSANLAYAVFLFLLAAALGMRKKIAWWIVVTYLALLVLVDVLIIADGDLWVGGPSMALAVAAFVILIASRKEFYAASRPGAVWRAMLVLGLGMLAAVLLGWGLVALFPGTLPKGQWLDWAAKQVFGGLFSARQFDGHPPRPLYFLLGLFGALALLNAAATLFRSQRLTAALHGDEEPRIRALLGAYGRADSLGYFATRRDKAVVFAPNGKAAVTYRVEAGVCLASGDPVGDPAAWTPAIDAWLAVARRYGWQPAVMGASEDGATAYARSGLSALQLGDEAILHVAHFDLDGRDMRVTRQAVNRVRRTGATTLIRRHSALSEDEMQIIVDRADTWRDTETERGFSMALDRLGDRADGDCLLVEAFDSEGELIALLSFVPWGKDGISLDLMRRDRAAPNGVMEFMVAELCAAAPGLGVRRISLNFAVFRSAFEEGGRIGAGPVLKMWRKLLLFFSRWWQLEALYRSNVKYGPEWFPRFLCYQDAGSLARVSLASGIAEGFVSVPSLRTLWGNGHPRGLTAPANTAGLPSIDSLGLDVVGEEGEGAREDRLPDQVRVRHAKLERIRAAGTDPYPVGIRQRTHTVAALKSAHPGYPPGSRTGEQVTLAGRVMVVRDLGGVVFAVLRDWTGDTQLMFTRDESGPDVLESFTSQADFGDHVVASGEVGSSRGGELSVVVGSWQLTGKCLRPLPDKRKGLADPEARVRRRYLDLVASPGARDVVRARSSAVQALRQGLLDRGYLEVETPMLQQIHGGANARPFRTHINAYDLDLYLRIAPELYLKRLCVGGMEKVFEMGRTFRNEGVSYKHNPEFTMLEAYQAFADYDVMLDLTRELIQGAATAAFGSPVAHKADADGKLVVHDISGTWPVKTMYGAISEALGEEVDADTGEPVLRRLCDRAGVPHGPEDTRGDVVLEMYERLVEERTKLPTFYKDFPTDVSPLTRHHRKDPRLAERWDLVAFGTELGTAYSELTDPVEQRRRLTAQSLLAAGGDPEAMELDNDFLDALEYAMPPTGGLGIGVDRLVMFLTGLTIRETLPFPLVRRS, encoded by the coding sequence ATGAGTGCCACGCTGGAGGAGACGCGGGGGACCCGCAACCGCTTCCTGAACCGGGTCCCGGACGCCTTCGGGGCGTTCTTCGGAACGCTCGGGCTGCTCTGCGCGCTGCTGGCGCTCTCCCCGACCCTGCGCAGGCTGCTACGGGCCGTGGTCGACTTCCTCGACGACTTCGTGGTGCCGGTCAGCGCGAACCTCGCGTACGCCGTCTTCCTCTTCCTCCTGGCCGCAGCCCTCGGCATGCGCAAGAAGATCGCCTGGTGGATCGTCGTCACCTATCTGGCCCTGCTGGTCCTCGTCGACGTACTGATCATCGCGGACGGGGACCTGTGGGTCGGCGGCCCCTCGATGGCCCTCGCGGTCGCGGCCTTCGTGATCCTGATCGCCTCCCGCAAGGAGTTCTACGCCGCCTCCCGCCCCGGCGCCGTCTGGCGGGCCATGCTGGTGCTGGGCCTCGGGATGCTCGCCGCCGTGCTCCTCGGCTGGGGCCTGGTCGCCCTCTTCCCCGGCACCCTGCCCAAGGGGCAGTGGCTGGACTGGGCCGCCAAGCAGGTCTTCGGCGGCCTCTTCTCCGCCCGGCAGTTCGACGGGCACCCGCCCCGCCCGCTGTACTTCCTGCTCGGCCTCTTCGGCGCCCTCGCCCTGCTGAACGCCGCCGCCACCCTCTTCCGCTCCCAGCGGCTGACGGCGGCCCTGCACGGGGACGAGGAGCCGCGCATCCGCGCCCTGCTCGGCGCGTACGGGCGGGCCGACTCCCTCGGCTACTTCGCCACCCGGCGCGACAAGGCCGTCGTCTTCGCCCCGAACGGGAAGGCCGCCGTCACCTACCGCGTCGAGGCCGGTGTCTGCCTCGCCAGCGGCGACCCGGTCGGCGATCCCGCCGCCTGGACCCCCGCCATCGACGCCTGGCTGGCCGTGGCCCGCCGCTACGGCTGGCAGCCCGCCGTCATGGGCGCCTCCGAGGACGGCGCGACCGCGTACGCCCGCTCCGGGCTCAGCGCCCTCCAGCTCGGTGACGAGGCGATCCTGCACGTCGCCCACTTCGACCTCGACGGCCGGGACATGCGGGTCACCCGGCAGGCCGTCAACCGGGTCCGGCGCACCGGCGCCACCACCCTCATCCGCCGCCACTCGGCCCTCTCCGAGGACGAGATGCAGATCATCGTCGACCGGGCCGACACCTGGCGCGACACCGAGACCGAACGCGGCTTCTCCATGGCCCTGGACCGGCTCGGCGACCGTGCCGACGGCGACTGCCTGCTCGTGGAGGCCTTCGACTCAGAGGGGGAGCTGATCGCCCTGCTGTCCTTCGTCCCCTGGGGCAAGGACGGCATCTCCCTCGACCTGATGCGCCGCGACCGCGCCGCCCCCAACGGGGTCATGGAGTTCATGGTCGCCGAGCTGTGCGCCGCCGCCCCGGGCCTGGGCGTGCGCCGGATCTCGCTCAACTTCGCCGTCTTCCGCTCCGCCTTCGAGGAGGGCGGCCGGATCGGCGCCGGCCCCGTCCTGAAGATGTGGCGCAAGCTGCTGCTCTTCTTCTCCCGCTGGTGGCAGCTGGAGGCCCTGTACCGCTCCAACGTGAAGTACGGGCCCGAGTGGTTCCCCCGCTTCCTCTGCTACCAGGATGCCGGCTCGCTCGCCCGGGTCAGCCTCGCCTCCGGCATCGCCGAGGGCTTCGTCTCCGTACCGAGCCTGCGCACCCTGTGGGGCAACGGCCACCCCAGGGGCCTCACCGCTCCTGCCAACACCGCCGGGCTGCCCTCCATCGACTCCCTGGGCCTGGACGTCGTGGGGGAGGAGGGGGAAGGGGCGCGCGAGGACCGGCTGCCCGACCAGGTGCGCGTCCGGCACGCCAAGCTCGAACGGATCCGGGCCGCGGGCACCGACCCGTACCCGGTCGGCATCCGCCAGCGGACGCACACCGTCGCCGCGCTCAAGTCCGCCCACCCCGGCTACCCGCCCGGCAGCCGCACCGGCGAACAGGTGACCCTGGCCGGACGGGTGATGGTGGTGCGCGACCTCGGCGGGGTGGTCTTCGCCGTACTGCGCGACTGGACCGGCGACACCCAGCTGATGTTCACCCGGGACGAGAGCGGGCCCGACGTCCTGGAGTCCTTCACCTCCCAGGCCGACTTCGGCGACCACGTGGTCGCGAGCGGTGAGGTCGGATCCAGCCGCGGCGGCGAACTGTCCGTGGTGGTCGGCTCCTGGCAGCTCACCGGCAAGTGCCTGCGCCCGCTCCCCGACAAGCGCAAGGGCCTGGCGGACCCGGAGGCCCGGGTCCGTCGGCGCTACCTCGACCTGGTGGCCAGCCCCGGCGCGCGGGACGTGGTGCGAGCCCGCTCCAGCGCCGTGCAGGCCCTGCGCCAGGGGCTGCTCGACCGGGGCTACCTGGAGGTCGAGACCCCGATGCTCCAGCAGATTCACGGCGGGGCCAACGCCCGGCCCTTCCGCACCCACATCAACGCCTACGACCTGGACCTGTACCTGCGCATCGCGCCCGAGCTGTACCTCAAGCGGCTGTGCGTCGGCGGCATGGAGAAGGTCTTCGAAATGGGTCGCACCTTCCGAAACGAAGGGGTCTCCTACAAGCACAACCCCGAGTTCACGATGCTGGAGGCCTACCAGGCCTTCGCCGACTACGACGTGATGCTCGACCTCACCCGCGAGCTCATCCAGGGCGCCGCCACGGCCGCCTTCGGCTCGCCCGTCGCCCACAAGGCCGACGCGGACGGCAAGCTCGTCGTCCACGACATCTCCGGCACCTGGCCGGTCAAGACGATGTACGGGGCGATCAGCGAAGCCCTCGGAGAAGAGGTCGACGCCGACACCGGGGAGCCGGTCCTGCGCAGGCTGTGCGACCGCGCCGGCGTCCCGCACGGACCGGAGGACACCCGGGGCGACGTGGTCCTGGAGATGTACGAGCGGCTCGTGGAGGAACGCACGAAACTCCCCACGTTCTACAAGGACTTCCCGACCGACGTCTCCCCCCTCACCCGCCACCACCGCAAGGACCCGCGGCTGGCGGAACGCTGGGACCTGGTGGCCTTCGGCACCGAACTGGGCACCGCCTACTCGGAACTGACCGACCCCGTCGAGCAGCGCCGCCGCCTGACCGCCCAGTCCCTGCTCGCGGCGGGGGGCGACCCGGAGGCGATGGAACTCGACAACGACTTCCTCGACGCACTGGAGTACGCGATGCCGCCGACCGGCGGCCTGGGCATCGGCGTCGACCGGCTGGTCATGTTCCTCACGGGCCTGACGATCCGGGAGACGCTGCCGTTCCCCCTGGTGCGCCGGAGCTGA
- a CDS encoding universal stress protein codes for MTEHVNTGFERGTDGPKVILAGIDGSESSLRAAAYAAGLARRQNALLALVYVQPVMAAGASLGVPVGETTGEIAEGIIAEVRASAERLKGIFEVRWQFHTFRGDPYQGLMGAAEELKADAVVVGASERAGHRIVGSVAVRLVKAGRWPVTVVP; via the coding sequence GTGACGGAGCATGTGAACACGGGTTTCGAGCGCGGTACGGACGGCCCGAAGGTGATCCTCGCCGGGATCGACGGATCGGAGTCCTCGCTCCGGGCCGCGGCCTACGCGGCGGGGCTGGCCCGGCGGCAGAACGCGCTGCTGGCGCTGGTCTACGTCCAGCCGGTGATGGCCGCCGGAGCCTCGCTCGGGGTGCCGGTGGGAGAGACGACCGGGGAGATCGCGGAGGGCATCATCGCCGAGGTCCGCGCCTCCGCGGAGCGCCTCAAGGGGATCTTCGAGGTCCGCTGGCAGTTCCACACCTTCCGCGGCGACCCGTACCAGGGGCTCATGGGCGCCGCCGAGGAACTGAAGGCGGACGCGGTGGTGGTCGGCGCGTCGGAACGGGCCGGCCACCGCATCGTCGGCTCGGTGGCGGTACGGCTGGTCAAGGCGGGACGGTGGCCGGTGACGGTGGTGCCGTGA
- a CDS encoding CapA family protein, protein MTQRTRQAAALLSALLLSAAAAGCSTGREPAPAHLGSRPAGAPKGSTGPTAPGGAKGFTLVASGDVLPHTSIIQRAAADAGGDGYDFRPMFSGVKPVVSAADLALCHMETIYGEDGGPFSGYPAFVSPPAVADALKDAGYDGCSTASNHTLDDGADGLKRTLDRFDKVGLGHAGSARTAAEAARTTFYTAGSAKVAHLAYTYDTNGYPMPDGQPWAVGLMEPDKIIADARLARQAGADVVLVSLHWGTEWQTEPDETQLSLGKTLTASRTGGRPDVDMILGTHAHIPQAYEKVGGTWIVYGMGDQVAGEMFNHSGARDMRGNYGSIGRFTFAPPAAPGGRWQVTKAEFIPQMMDLSSGRIVNLPAALAEEPGQNEYETAQEAVTEAVLSRGAAKDGLTRAR, encoded by the coding sequence ATGACCCAACGCACCCGGCAGGCCGCGGCCCTGCTGTCGGCCCTCCTCCTCTCCGCTGCGGCGGCAGGCTGCTCCACCGGCAGGGAACCGGCCCCCGCGCACCTCGGCTCCCGGCCCGCCGGAGCCCCGAAGGGCAGCACCGGGCCCACCGCGCCCGGCGGTGCCAAGGGCTTCACCCTGGTCGCGAGCGGCGACGTGCTGCCGCACACCTCGATCATCCAGCGTGCGGCGGCCGACGCGGGAGGCGACGGGTACGACTTCCGGCCCATGTTCTCCGGCGTCAAACCGGTGGTCTCGGCGGCCGACCTGGCCCTGTGCCACATGGAGACCATCTACGGCGAGGACGGCGGACCCTTCAGCGGCTACCCCGCCTTCGTCTCCCCGCCCGCGGTGGCCGACGCGCTCAAGGACGCGGGCTACGACGGCTGCTCCACCGCCTCGAACCACACCCTCGACGACGGCGCCGACGGGCTGAAGCGCACCCTGGACCGCTTCGACAAGGTCGGCCTCGGCCACGCGGGCTCCGCGCGCACGGCGGCGGAGGCGGCCCGGACCACCTTCTACACCGCGGGCTCGGCCAAGGTCGCGCACCTCGCGTACACGTACGACACCAACGGCTACCCGATGCCCGACGGGCAGCCGTGGGCGGTCGGCCTGATGGAACCCGACAAGATCATCGCCGATGCCCGGCTCGCCCGGCAGGCGGGCGCGGACGTGGTGCTGGTCAGCCTGCACTGGGGCACGGAATGGCAGACCGAACCGGACGAGACGCAGCTCTCGCTCGGCAAGACCCTGACCGCCTCGCGGACCGGCGGCCGCCCCGACGTGGACATGATCCTGGGCACGCACGCCCACATCCCGCAGGCCTACGAGAAGGTCGGCGGCACCTGGATCGTCTACGGGATGGGCGACCAGGTCGCCGGGGAGATGTTCAACCACTCCGGCGCCCGCGACATGCGCGGCAACTACGGCTCCATCGGCCGTTTCACCTTCGCCCCGCCCGCCGCGCCCGGTGGGCGCTGGCAGGTCACCAAGGCCGAGTTCATCCCGCAGATGATGGACCTCTCCAGCGGGCGGATCGTCAACCTCCCGGCCGCCCTCGCCGAGGAACCCGGACAGAACGAGTACGAGACCGCGCAGGAGGCCGTCACCGAGGCCGTCCTGAGCCGGGGCGCGGCCAAGGACGGCCTCACGCGCGCCCGCTGA
- a CDS encoding sigma-70 family RNA polymerase sigma factor has translation MPPTPTLQRTEPEALAELQREHGRALFGFLLGLTAGDPQRAEDLVQETLVRVWQHPEVLHTGHESMRPWLFTVARRLAIDARRARLSRPQEVDPDGLEQAPAPEDAVAGSVTAIDVRRAVGSLGQEHRDVLLQVYFRDRSVAEAAAELGIPAGTVKSRTYYALRALRKGLQGYGLGA, from the coding sequence GTGCCGCCCACCCCCACTCTCCAGCGCACGGAACCCGAGGCGCTCGCCGAACTCCAGCGCGAACACGGGCGGGCCCTGTTCGGTTTCCTGCTCGGCCTGACGGCAGGCGACCCACAGCGCGCCGAGGACCTCGTCCAGGAGACCCTCGTACGGGTCTGGCAGCACCCGGAAGTGCTCCACACCGGGCACGAGTCCATGCGGCCCTGGCTGTTCACCGTCGCGCGCCGGCTCGCGATCGACGCGCGCCGGGCCCGGCTGAGCCGGCCGCAGGAGGTGGACCCCGACGGGCTGGAGCAGGCGCCCGCGCCCGAGGACGCGGTGGCGGGCTCGGTCACCGCGATCGATGTCCGGCGGGCGGTCGGCAGCCTGGGACAGGAGCACCGGGACGTGCTGCTGCAGGTCTACTTCCGGGACCGCTCGGTGGCGGAGGCGGCGGCGGAGCTCGGCATTCCGGCCGGAACGGTCAAATCCCGCACGTACTACGCCCTGCGCGCCCTGCGCAAGGGGCTCCAGGGGTACGGACTGGGCGCCTGA
- a CDS encoding Fpg/Nei family DNA glycosylase, whose amino-acid sequence MPELPEVEALRGFLDERLAGRVVRRVLPLAVSVLKTYDPPLSALEGRRAGPVARYGKFLALGIGDLHLVTHLARAGWLRWHDTLPARPPGPGKGPLALRVELEEGGGFDLTEAGTQKRLAAYVVRDPREVPGIARLGPDPLAEGFDRDAFAALLAGERRQIKGVLRDQSVIAGIGNAYSDEILHAARVSPFKLASSFDEDQVTHLYRAVGDTLRTAVERAHGVAAGQLKAEKKSGLRVHGRAGEPCPVCGDTIRSVSFADSSLQYCPTCQTGGKPLADRRLSRLLK is encoded by the coding sequence ATGCCCGAGCTGCCGGAGGTCGAGGCCCTGCGGGGCTTCCTCGACGAACGCCTCGCCGGGCGGGTGGTGCGACGCGTCCTCCCGCTCGCCGTCAGCGTGCTCAAGACCTACGATCCCCCGCTCAGCGCCCTCGAAGGCCGGCGGGCCGGCCCCGTCGCCCGGTACGGCAAGTTCCTCGCCCTCGGCATCGGCGACCTCCACCTGGTCACCCACCTGGCCAGGGCAGGCTGGCTGCGCTGGCACGACACCCTGCCGGCCCGGCCGCCCGGTCCCGGCAAGGGGCCGCTCGCGCTCCGTGTCGAACTGGAGGAGGGCGGCGGCTTCGACCTCACCGAGGCGGGCACCCAAAAGCGCCTCGCCGCGTACGTCGTGCGCGACCCCCGCGAGGTCCCGGGCATCGCCCGGCTCGGCCCCGACCCGCTCGCCGAGGGCTTCGACCGGGACGCCTTCGCCGCGCTCCTGGCGGGGGAGCGCCGGCAGATCAAGGGCGTGCTGCGTGACCAGAGCGTCATCGCGGGCATCGGCAACGCCTACAGCGACGAGATCCTGCACGCGGCCCGCGTCTCCCCCTTCAAACTGGCCTCCTCCTTCGACGAGGACCAGGTCACCCACCTCTACCGGGCGGTCGGGGACACGCTCCGCACGGCCGTCGAGCGGGCGCACGGCGTGGCCGCCGGGCAGCTCAAGGCCGAGAAGAAGAGCGGTCTGCGGGTCCACGGCCGGGCGGGGGAGCCGTGCCCGGTGTGCGGGGACACCATCCGCTCGGTGTCCTTCGCCGACTCCTCGCTCCAGTACTGCCCCACCTGCCAGACCGGAGGCAAGCCGCTCGCCGACCGCAGGCTCTCGCGTCTCCTCAAATAG
- a CDS encoding SpoIIE family protein phosphatase, giving the protein MCHGGPVSSTTSPPEDWPAQPDRSLSLNRMGSFDWDLVTGLMHLDSAALDVFDTTSDAYDGRPESLGPRVPPAESARLDALVSSALKSGLDSYGAYFRIRCHDGRLRWTHTQGRVMRDVDGRPYRIIGIVRDATEELSHSAERLGLDDERRRQTSVVESTTAALAHARTVKDVIDALGDAHGLERLGSMGMVMGLVEAGRIHLVAEGPPGSFVPGTRYTRIDEQYPMSEVVRSLQPRFLDSADEFAEGYPGLWSRISSMDISAAAYLPLIAQARPIGAIGLLYQDKDGFTQDERNLLVALGSSIAQSLQRAMLLEQEHDLAEGLQQAMLPRRIPSVPGAQIAVRYRSARMGQDIGGDWYDVIPLPGGRVGAVIGDVQGHDTHAAAVMGQLRIVLRAYAAEGHSPATVMARASVFLHELDTDRFATCTYAEADLTTGVLQIVRAGHIDPLLRTRDGDCRRLPVEGGLPLGLSAEFGRLEYPVTTVELDPGETLLMCTDGLVEQPGADLDDGIRFLTDLVRGGPGDLQLLADRLCEVVDDRGDDDMALILLRRRGEDVPQGGGRLQQHVAPGDPEALVAARHMIGAAVRAWGARGRADEIELVADELIVNALMHTDGPAIVTLRVLAGTQRRLRVEVEDRSSALPRRREAGHSGVSGRGLMLVDRLADVWGVEPRGSGKCVWCEFVVD; this is encoded by the coding sequence CTGTGTCATGGTGGACCGGTGTCGAGCACCACATCTCCACCGGAGGACTGGCCCGCACAGCCGGACCGGTCGCTCTCACTGAACCGGATGGGCAGTTTCGACTGGGACCTGGTCACCGGGCTCATGCACCTGGACTCGGCCGCCCTCGACGTCTTCGACACGACCTCCGACGCGTACGACGGGCGGCCCGAGTCACTGGGCCCCCGCGTCCCGCCCGCCGAGAGCGCCCGGCTGGACGCCCTCGTCTCCAGTGCCCTCAAGAGCGGGCTCGACAGCTACGGCGCCTACTTCCGCATCCGCTGCCACGACGGCCGGCTCCGCTGGACCCACACCCAGGGGCGCGTCATGCGCGACGTCGACGGCCGCCCGTACCGGATCATCGGCATCGTCCGCGACGCGACCGAGGAGCTCAGCCACTCGGCCGAGCGCCTCGGTCTCGACGACGAACGCCGCCGCCAGACCTCCGTGGTCGAGAGCACCACCGCCGCCCTCGCCCACGCCCGCACCGTCAAGGACGTCATCGACGCCCTCGGGGACGCCCACGGCCTGGAACGGCTCGGCTCGATGGGCATGGTCATGGGGCTCGTCGAGGCGGGCCGGATCCACCTGGTGGCCGAAGGCCCGCCCGGGAGTTTCGTCCCCGGCACGCGCTACACGCGCATCGACGAGCAGTACCCGATGAGCGAGGTCGTGCGCTCGCTCCAGCCGCGCTTCCTCGACTCGGCGGACGAGTTCGCCGAGGGCTACCCGGGCCTCTGGTCGCGGATCTCCTCGATGGACATCTCGGCCGCCGCCTACCTGCCGCTCATCGCCCAGGCCCGGCCCATCGGCGCGATCGGCCTCCTCTACCAGGACAAGGACGGCTTCACCCAGGACGAACGCAACCTGCTGGTCGCGCTCGGCAGCAGCATCGCCCAGAGCCTCCAGCGCGCGATGCTGCTCGAACAGGAGCACGACCTCGCCGAAGGCCTCCAGCAGGCGATGCTGCCCCGCCGGATCCCCTCCGTCCCCGGAGCGCAGATCGCCGTCCGCTACCGGTCCGCCCGGATGGGCCAGGACATCGGCGGGGACTGGTACGACGTCATCCCGCTGCCGGGAGGCCGCGTCGGCGCCGTCATCGGCGACGTCCAGGGACACGACACCCACGCGGCGGCCGTGATGGGACAACTGCGCATCGTGCTGCGCGCCTACGCCGCCGAAGGGCACTCCCCGGCCACCGTGATGGCCCGCGCCTCGGTCTTCCTGCACGAACTCGACACCGACCGCTTCGCCACCTGCACCTACGCGGAGGCCGACCTGACCACCGGGGTCCTGCAGATCGTGCGCGCCGGCCACATCGACCCGCTGCTGCGCACCCGGGACGGCGACTGCCGCCGACTGCCGGTGGAGGGCGGGCTGCCGCTCGGGCTGTCCGCCGAGTTCGGCCGCCTGGAGTACCCGGTCACCACGGTGGAACTGGATCCGGGAGAAACGCTCCTGATGTGCACCGACGGTCTGGTGGAGCAGCCCGGCGCGGACCTGGACGACGGCATCCGCTTCCTCACCGACCTGGTGCGCGGCGGACCGGGCGACCTCCAACTGCTCGCCGACCGGCTGTGCGAGGTCGTCGACGACCGGGGCGACGACGACATGGCCCTGATCCTGCTCCGCCGCCGGGGCGAGGACGTCCCGCAGGGCGGCGGCCGGCTCCAGCAGCACGTGGCCCCCGGGGACCCCGAGGCGCTCGTCGCCGCCCGGCACATGATCGGCGCCGCCGTGCGGGCGTGGGGCGCGCGGGGCCGGGCCGACGAGATCGAACTGGTCGCCGACGAACTGATCGTGAACGCCCTGATGCACACGGACGGCCCCGCGATCGTGACCCTGCGCGTCCTGGCCGGCACCCAGCGGCGGCTGCGGGTGGAGGTGGAGGACCGCTCCAGCGCCCTCCCGCGCCGCCGCGAGGCCGGGCACTCGGGAGTCTCGGGGCGGGGCCTGATGCTGGTCGACCGGCTGGCGGACGTCTGGGGAGTGGAGCCGCGCGGCAGCGGCAAGTGCGTCTGGTGCGAGTTCGTGGTGGACTGA